A genomic window from Streptomyces sp. NBC_00234 includes:
- a CDS encoding sodium:solute symporter family protein, with protein sequence MNAVVATSVFGVFMVATVALGLLAVRGRGGSGGLTEWSVGGRSLGAVFIWVLMAGEGYTSFSYLGAAGWGYNYGAPVLYVIAYMSCGYAIGYVVGPMLWAYARRHGLVGITDIVAHRFGRPWLGAVVAVLATVFLLPYIQLQITGMGVVVSTISYGAISLNWAYFLAFAVTTGFVVVSGLRGSAWVSVLKDVLVIVTLGFLAVYVPMHYFDGVGPFFDRLVTEKSEWLTFPGHGDSGLGELWFVSTSFLNSLTVVIFPTTVAGYLGARNADALRRNAMWLPAYNVLLFVPMLLGMAALFVVPGLVGAESNLALFELVVDSLPAWAVGFVGVAAALSSIVPMAVFMLVIGTMWGRSVLSLVPRWYPRQKVAAQVVVVAAGGFALLLTYTAPNTLVRLSLISYEGMAQLLPMVLLALVWRRLTFLGAFSGLVTGVAAVCVLVFTGNDPVWGVNAGLVALAANLTVALVVTFAGARDADARPDAEVLAWDGEGVAAERVV encoded by the coding sequence GTGAACGCGGTGGTCGCGACCTCCGTCTTCGGGGTCTTCATGGTGGCGACCGTCGCCCTGGGCCTGCTCGCCGTGCGCGGGCGCGGCGGCTCGGGCGGGCTCACGGAGTGGTCGGTCGGCGGGCGCAGTCTCGGGGCCGTGTTCATCTGGGTGCTGATGGCCGGCGAGGGCTACACCAGCTTCAGCTACCTGGGGGCGGCGGGCTGGGGATACAACTACGGGGCGCCCGTCCTGTACGTGATCGCGTACATGTCCTGCGGTTACGCGATCGGGTACGTCGTCGGGCCGATGCTCTGGGCGTACGCGCGCCGGCACGGGCTCGTCGGGATCACCGACATCGTGGCGCACCGGTTCGGGCGGCCCTGGCTGGGCGCGGTGGTCGCGGTGCTCGCGACCGTGTTCCTGCTGCCGTACATCCAGCTCCAGATCACGGGCATGGGTGTCGTCGTCTCGACCATCTCGTACGGTGCGATCAGCCTGAACTGGGCCTATTTCCTCGCCTTCGCCGTCACCACCGGCTTCGTGGTGGTCAGCGGGCTGCGGGGCAGTGCGTGGGTGTCGGTGCTGAAGGACGTGCTGGTCATCGTGACGCTCGGGTTCCTCGCGGTGTATGTGCCCATGCACTACTTCGACGGGGTCGGGCCGTTCTTCGACCGGCTCGTCACGGAGAAGAGCGAGTGGCTGACCTTCCCCGGGCACGGGGACAGCGGGCTCGGGGAGCTCTGGTTCGTCAGCACGTCGTTCCTCAACTCGCTGACCGTGGTGATCTTCCCGACGACCGTCGCCGGATACCTCGGGGCGCGGAACGCGGACGCGCTGCGGCGCAACGCGATGTGGCTGCCCGCGTACAACGTCCTGCTGTTCGTGCCGATGCTGCTCGGGATGGCGGCGTTGTTCGTGGTGCCGGGACTGGTCGGCGCCGAGTCGAATCTCGCGCTCTTCGAGCTGGTCGTGGATTCGCTGCCGGCCTGGGCGGTCGGGTTCGTGGGGGTCGCCGCCGCTCTCTCGTCGATCGTGCCGATGGCCGTGTTCATGCTGGTCATCGGCACGATGTGGGGGCGCAGTGTGCTCTCGCTCGTCCCGCGCTGGTACCCACGGCAGAAGGTGGCGGCCCAGGTGGTCGTCGTGGCGGCGGGAGGCTTCGCGCTGCTTCTCACGTACACGGCGCCGAACACCCTCGTACGGCTCTCGCTCATCTCGTACGAGGGGATGGCGCAGCTCCTTCCCATGGTGCTGCTCGCGCTGGTGTGGCGGCGGCTGACCTTCCTCGGCGCGTTCAGCGGGCTGGTGACCGGTGTGGCCGCGGTCTGCGTGCTCGTCTTCACCGGCAACGACCCCGTGTGGGGTGTCAACGCGGGGCTCGTGGCGCTCGCGGCGAATCTGACGGTGGCGCTGGTGGTGACGTTCGCGGGGGCCCGCGACGCGGACGCGCGGCCGGACGCGGAAGTACTGGCGTGGGACGGGGAGGGGGTCGCGGCGGAGCGGGTGGTGTGA
- a CDS encoding DUF1996 domain-containing protein, with protein sequence MRLRTKRLPALLLGTALVAGVLGVGTIATAADPGNAAGGRTSATAAVHSGHTMAVSTQASGDDADGDGYIPAVPQVTGVTPSTANPPPRYFHEFQANCSVTHTAPDDPIVYPGQAGRSHDHTFMGNRSTNANSTTDSLYGGGTTCKAPGDASAYWMPSLFKGEQKILPIGPQVIYYKTGVTDYTSVRPFPKGLRFVVGNPMQSAQEFRDHPGWVEGWECGESFKNVDFPSNCPAGSQLNLRMQAPSCWNGLYLDTPDHKSHMAYPEVKAGTNDDVCPASHPVALPMVEFKMAFPADGDMSQVRLASGRGYSFHYDFFNAWEERTLKAMVDHCIVGGLQCDPRGYDQSYPERGAVLNAEYRLP encoded by the coding sequence ATGAGATTACGTACGAAACGTCTTCCCGCACTCCTCCTCGGCACCGCACTCGTCGCCGGAGTCCTGGGCGTCGGCACGATCGCGACCGCCGCCGACCCGGGCAACGCCGCGGGCGGGCGGACGAGCGCGACGGCCGCGGTCCACTCCGGGCACACCATGGCGGTGTCCACCCAGGCATCGGGTGACGACGCCGACGGGGACGGCTACATACCGGCCGTGCCCCAGGTCACCGGCGTGACACCGTCCACGGCGAACCCGCCGCCGCGCTACTTCCACGAGTTCCAGGCGAACTGTTCCGTCACGCACACCGCGCCGGACGACCCGATCGTCTATCCGGGTCAGGCGGGGCGGTCCCACGACCACACGTTCATGGGGAACAGGTCCACGAACGCGAACAGCACCACCGACTCGCTCTACGGGGGCGGCACCACCTGCAAGGCCCCCGGTGACGCCTCGGCGTACTGGATGCCCTCCCTCTTCAAGGGCGAGCAGAAGATCCTGCCCATCGGACCGCAGGTCATCTACTACAAGACGGGCGTCACCGACTACACCAGCGTGCGGCCCTTCCCCAAGGGCCTGCGGTTCGTGGTCGGCAACCCGATGCAGAGCGCGCAGGAGTTCCGCGACCACCCCGGCTGGGTCGAGGGCTGGGAGTGCGGGGAGAGCTTCAAGAACGTCGACTTCCCGTCGAACTGTCCCGCCGGTTCGCAGCTGAACCTCCGTATGCAGGCGCCCAGTTGCTGGAACGGTCTGTATCTGGACACCCCCGACCACAAGAGCCACATGGCCTATCCGGAGGTCAAGGCCGGCACGAACGACGACGTGTGCCCGGCCAGCCATCCGGTCGCCCTGCCCATGGTCGAGTTCAAGATGGCCTTCCCGGCGGACGGCGACATGTCGCAGGTCAGGCTGGCCAGCGGACGCGGCTACTCCTTCCACTACGACTTCTTCAACGCGTGGGAGGAGCGCACCCTCAAGGCCATGGTCGACCACTGCATCGTGGGCGGCCTCCAGTGCGACCCCCGCGGCTACGACCAGTCGTACCCGGAGCGCGGCGCGGTACTGAACGCGGAGTACCGGCTGCCCTGA
- a CDS encoding discoidin domain-containing protein codes for MLSLRRPALTLTLAALLATSLTVVAQPSTAQAADPLLSQGKPATASSSEGEGYSAALAVDGNLTGTRWASQWSDPQWIQIDLGKKADLSRVVLTWEGAYAKAYEIQVSDNGTTWTTAKKVTDSDGATDDLALTGSGRYVRMLGTTRSGGYGYSLWEFQVYGAYGDTPPPASGGAVKVTGTQGAWQLTVGGQPYTVKGLTWGPAIADAPRYLPDVRSMGVNTIRTWGTDAGTKPLLDSAAANGLRVVNGFWLQPGGGPGSGGCANYVTDTAYKATMLDEFAKWVDAYKSHPATLMWNVGNESVLGLQNCYSGTELEAQRNAYTSFVNDVAKKIHTIDPDHPVTSTDAWTGAWPYYKRNAPDLDLYSMNSYGDICGVRQDWIDGGYTKPYLITEAGPAGEWEVPDDANGVPDEQTDVQKAAGYTQAWNCVTGHQGVALGATLFHYGTEHDFGGVWFNLVPDGLKRLSYYAVKKAYAGSTAGDNTPPVISGMTVSPASSAPAGGEFTVRADTRDPDGDQITYKIFLSGNYASGDKRLVEAQWRSTGNGTFAVTAPEKLGVWKVYIQAEDGRGNAGIETKSVKVVAPPVTGTNVALNKPTTASSFQAEYGDCPCPAARATDGNTDTRWASDWSDPQWIQVDLGARTAFRKLQLVWDPAYAKSYEVQVSDDGTTWRSLHTTTTGNGDVDTLDVSATARHVRLQLTARGTGWGYSLHEFGVYS; via the coding sequence ATGCTCTCCCTGCGCAGACCCGCTCTCACGCTCACGCTCGCCGCGCTGCTCGCCACCTCGCTGACGGTCGTCGCCCAGCCCTCCACGGCACAGGCCGCCGACCCGCTCCTCTCCCAGGGCAAGCCCGCCACCGCCTCCTCGTCGGAGGGCGAGGGCTACTCCGCCGCGCTGGCCGTCGACGGCAACCTCACCGGCACCCGCTGGGCCAGCCAGTGGTCCGACCCCCAGTGGATCCAGATCGACCTCGGCAAGAAGGCCGACCTCAGCAGGGTCGTGCTGACCTGGGAGGGCGCCTACGCCAAGGCGTACGAGATCCAGGTCTCGGACAACGGCACCACGTGGACCACCGCCAAGAAGGTCACCGACTCCGACGGAGCCACCGACGACCTCGCCCTCACCGGCTCCGGCCGCTACGTCCGGATGCTCGGCACCACGCGCTCCGGCGGCTACGGCTACTCGCTCTGGGAGTTCCAGGTCTACGGCGCCTACGGCGACACCCCGCCGCCCGCGAGCGGCGGTGCGGTCAAGGTGACCGGGACCCAGGGCGCCTGGCAGCTCACCGTCGGCGGACAGCCGTACACCGTCAAGGGTCTGACCTGGGGTCCGGCCATCGCCGACGCCCCCCGGTATCTGCCCGACGTGCGGTCGATGGGCGTCAACACCATCCGCACCTGGGGCACGGACGCCGGCACCAAGCCGCTCCTCGACTCGGCCGCCGCGAACGGCCTCCGTGTCGTCAACGGCTTCTGGCTCCAGCCGGGCGGCGGCCCGGGCAGCGGCGGCTGCGCGAACTACGTCACCGACACCGCGTACAAGGCGACCATGCTCGACGAGTTCGCCAAGTGGGTCGACGCGTACAAGAGCCACCCCGCGACCCTCATGTGGAACGTCGGCAACGAGTCGGTCCTCGGTCTCCAGAACTGCTACAGCGGTACGGAACTGGAGGCGCAGCGCAACGCGTACACCTCCTTCGTCAACGACGTCGCGAAGAAGATCCACACGATCGACCCGGACCACCCGGTCACCTCGACCGACGCCTGGACCGGCGCCTGGCCCTACTACAAGCGCAACGCCCCGGACCTCGACCTGTACTCGATGAACTCCTACGGAGACATCTGCGGAGTGCGGCAGGACTGGATCGACGGCGGCTACACCAAGCCCTACCTGATCACCGAGGCCGGCCCGGCCGGTGAGTGGGAGGTGCCCGACGACGCGAACGGCGTCCCCGACGAGCAGACCGACGTGCAGAAGGCCGCGGGATACACCCAGGCGTGGAACTGCGTCACCGGCCACCAGGGAGTCGCCCTGGGTGCGACGCTCTTCCACTACGGGACCGAACACGACTTCGGCGGCGTCTGGTTCAACCTGGTGCCCGACGGTCTGAAGCGGCTGTCGTACTACGCCGTCAAGAAGGCGTACGCCGGATCGACGGCCGGCGACAACACCCCGCCGGTGATCTCGGGCATGACCGTCTCGCCTGCCTCCTCCGCCCCGGCGGGAGGGGAGTTCACCGTGCGCGCCGACACCCGTGACCCGGACGGCGACCAGATCACGTACAAGATCTTCCTGAGCGGCAACTACGCGAGCGGCGACAAGCGGCTCGTCGAGGCCCAGTGGCGGTCGACGGGCAACGGCACCTTCGCCGTCACGGCGCCCGAGAAGCTCGGCGTGTGGAAGGTGTACATCCAGGCCGAGGACGGTCGTGGCAACGCCGGGATCGAGACCAAGTCGGTCAAGGTCGTCGCGCCGCCCGTCACCGGCACCAACGTGGCCCTGAACAAGCCCACCACCGCCTCGTCCTTCCAGGCGGAGTACGGCGACTGCCCCTGCCCCGCCGCCCGTGCGACGGACGGCAACACCGACACCCGCTGGGCCAGCGACTGGAGCGATCCGCAGTGGATCCAGGTCGACCTCGGCGCCCGTACGGCCTTCCGGAAGCTGCAGCTGGTGTGGGACCCCGCCTACGCCAAGTCCTACGAGGTGCAGGTCTCGGACGACGGCACCACCTGGCGCTCCCTCCACACGACCACCACGGGCAACGGCGACGTCGACACCCTCGACGTCTCCGCGACCGCCCGCCATGTGCGCCTCCAGCTGACCGCACGCGGTACCGGCTGGGGCTACTCCCTCCACGAGTTCGGTGTCTACAGCTGA
- a CDS encoding helix-turn-helix domain-containing protein has product MLETLGLSTAESQLYQLLVRSGRIRTDQVRQRLHLSDAQTDEAAQGLVAKGLVTLTDEQPAQLIPSPPDIAGEELLLLRMNQLRTARGVLNRLTKEYRQAATSGPVALEEFAEIVPDETLALRYEQIQRNARKQVLRFDAPPYVLSDGLNAAELDQLTAGVTYRTVYDRLAVTEAGALQEIQQYVDAGERARVLNQVPVKLVVVDRSTALLSMRAEASEVPGVTVLIHPGPLLDALLTLFEMVWASALPLDPVSDQGPLTPSDAQLLTLLLSGLTDDAIARQLGLGKRTVNRRVHSLMTRAGVSSRMQLGWQTARLGWITDAPVPATGPQAI; this is encoded by the coding sequence ATGCTGGAGACGCTGGGGCTGAGCACGGCCGAGTCGCAGTTGTACCAATTGCTGGTCAGGTCGGGGCGCATCCGTACCGACCAGGTGCGGCAGCGGCTCCACCTGAGCGATGCGCAGACGGACGAAGCGGCCCAGGGACTCGTGGCCAAGGGACTGGTGACGCTCACCGACGAGCAGCCCGCGCAGCTGATCCCCTCCCCGCCCGACATCGCCGGTGAGGAGCTGCTGCTGTTGCGGATGAACCAGCTGCGGACCGCCCGGGGCGTGCTGAACCGGCTCACCAAGGAATACCGGCAGGCGGCCACGTCGGGCCCTGTCGCCCTGGAGGAGTTCGCCGAGATCGTTCCCGACGAGACTCTGGCACTGCGGTACGAGCAGATCCAGCGCAACGCCCGCAAGCAGGTGCTGAGGTTCGACGCGCCGCCCTACGTGCTGTCCGACGGACTCAACGCCGCCGAGCTCGACCAGCTGACGGCCGGGGTCACGTACCGGACCGTGTACGACCGTCTGGCCGTGACGGAAGCCGGCGCCCTCCAGGAGATCCAGCAGTACGTCGACGCCGGCGAGCGAGCTCGCGTGCTCAACCAGGTCCCCGTCAAGCTGGTCGTCGTCGACAGATCCACGGCACTGCTGTCGATGCGGGCCGAAGCGTCGGAGGTACCCGGCGTGACCGTCCTGATCCACCCCGGACCGCTCCTCGACGCTCTGCTCACCCTCTTCGAGATGGTGTGGGCATCCGCACTGCCGCTGGACCCCGTCTCCGATCAGGGACCTCTCACGCCCTCGGACGCCCAGCTGCTGACCCTCCTGCTCTCGGGACTCACCGACGATGCGATCGCACGTCAGCTCGGGCTGGGCAAGCGGACGGTGAACCGACGGGTGCACAGCCTCATGACCCGGGCCGGCGTCTCCAGCCGGATGCAGCTGGGATGGCAGACGGCCCGGCTGGGCTGGATCACGGATGCTCCCGTTCCGGCCACCGGACCCCAGGCGATCTGA
- a CDS encoding DUF3311 domain-containing protein: protein MRGFIGRRPQLLWLLVPYVLYLVAVPFVNRVRPLVFGVPFLFVWMLGATLLTPVAVWLTRRADRR, encoded by the coding sequence GTGCGTGGATTCATTGGACGACGTCCTCAGTTGCTGTGGTTGCTGGTTCCCTATGTGCTCTATCTGGTGGCGGTGCCGTTCGTGAACAGGGTCCGGCCCCTCGTGTTCGGGGTGCCGTTCCTGTTCGTGTGGATGCTCGGGGCGACGCTCCTGACACCCGTCGCGGTGTGGCTGACCCGGCGGGCGGACCGCCGGTGA
- a CDS encoding discoidin domain-containing protein translates to MPALGIRVAAPPRRTARRGIAGAVVGALVGTLLVLLPASAAQAAPVLLSQGKAVTASSEENYGTLAASAVDGNGGTRWSSAHSDPQWLRVDLGATTQVSQVVLDWEAAYGKGYRIELSTNGTDWSTAYQTTTGDGGTDTVAITGEARYIRMYGTARATQYGYSLWEFKVYGESGTGGPQLPGGGDLGPNVHVFDPSTPGIQGKLDEVFQQQESAQFGNGRHAFLFKPGTYNNLNAQIGFYTSIAGLGLKPDDTTINGDVTVDAGWFNGNATQNFWRSAENLALNPVSGTDRWAVSQASSFRRMHVKGGLNLAPNGYGWASGGYIADSKIDGQIGNYSQQQWYTRDSSIGGWSNGVWNQTFSGVEGAPATGFPNPTYTTLQNTPISREKPFLYLDGSTYKVFVPAKRENARGVSWNGTPQGTSIGLDQFYVVKPGATAATINQALAQGLHLLFTPGVYHVDQTINVNRADTVVLGLGLATIIPDGGVTAMKVADVDGVKLAGFLIDAGPVNSPTLLELGPQSSSADHAANPTTVQDVYVRVGGAGAGKATTSIVVNSDDAIIDHTWVWRADHGEGVGWETNRADYGVRVYGDDVLATGLFVEHFNKYDVEWYGERGRTVFYQNEKAYDAPNQAAIQNGDTKGYAAYRVDDSVNVHEGWGLGSYCNYNVDPNIRQDHGFKAPVKPGVKFHSLLVVSLGGMGHYNHVINNTGASTVPAGTTTVPSNLVSFP, encoded by the coding sequence ATGCCCGCACTTGGCATACGTGTGGCCGCACCACCCCGAAGAACTGCTCGCCGAGGCATCGCAGGCGCCGTTGTCGGCGCCCTGGTCGGCACCCTTCTCGTGCTCCTTCCCGCCTCGGCCGCCCAGGCGGCGCCGGTGCTCCTGTCCCAGGGGAAGGCGGTGACGGCGTCGAGCGAGGAGAACTACGGCACCCTCGCCGCCTCCGCCGTCGACGGCAACGGCGGCACCCGCTGGTCCAGTGCCCACTCCGACCCGCAGTGGCTCCGCGTCGACCTCGGCGCGACCACCCAGGTCAGCCAGGTCGTCCTCGACTGGGAGGCCGCGTACGGCAAGGGCTACCGCATCGAGCTCTCGACCAACGGCACCGACTGGTCGACGGCCTACCAGACCACCACCGGCGACGGCGGCACGGACACCGTCGCCATCACCGGCGAGGCCCGCTACATCCGGATGTACGGCACCGCGCGTGCCACCCAGTACGGCTACTCGCTCTGGGAGTTCAAGGTGTACGGGGAGAGCGGCACCGGCGGTCCGCAGCTGCCCGGCGGCGGTGACCTCGGCCCCAACGTGCACGTCTTCGACCCGTCCACGCCCGGCATCCAGGGCAAGCTGGACGAGGTGTTCCAGCAGCAGGAGTCGGCGCAGTTCGGCAACGGCCGCCACGCCTTCCTCTTCAAGCCGGGCACGTACAACAACCTCAACGCCCAGATCGGCTTCTACACCTCGATCGCCGGTCTCGGTCTCAAGCCCGACGACACCACCATCAACGGTGACGTGACCGTCGACGCCGGCTGGTTCAACGGCAACGCCACCCAGAACTTCTGGCGCTCCGCCGAGAACCTGGCCCTCAACCCGGTCAGCGGCACCGACCGCTGGGCCGTCTCGCAGGCATCGTCCTTCCGCCGCATGCACGTCAAGGGCGGGCTCAACCTCGCGCCGAACGGCTACGGCTGGGCCTCCGGCGGCTACATCGCCGACTCCAAGATCGACGGTCAGATCGGCAACTACTCGCAGCAGCAGTGGTACACCCGTGACAGCTCGATCGGCGGCTGGTCCAACGGCGTCTGGAACCAGACCTTCTCCGGCGTCGAGGGCGCCCCGGCGACCGGCTTCCCGAACCCGACGTACACCACCCTCCAGAACACCCCGATCTCCCGTGAGAAGCCGTTCCTCTACCTGGACGGCAGCACCTACAAGGTCTTCGTCCCGGCGAAGCGCGAGAACGCCCGCGGCGTCTCCTGGAACGGCACCCCGCAGGGCACCTCGATCGGCCTGGACCAGTTCTACGTCGTCAAGCCCGGTGCGACCGCGGCCACCATCAACCAGGCGCTGGCCCAGGGCCTGCACCTGCTCTTCACCCCCGGCGTCTACCACGTCGACCAGACCATCAACGTCAACCGTGCCGACACGGTCGTCCTCGGCCTCGGCCTCGCGACGATCATTCCCGACGGCGGGGTGACCGCGATGAAGGTCGCCGACGTCGACGGAGTGAAGCTCGCCGGCTTCCTCATCGACGCCGGACCGGTCAACTCCCCGACCCTGCTGGAGCTCGGCCCGCAGAGCTCCTCCGCGGACCACGCCGCCAACCCCACCACCGTCCAGGACGTCTACGTCCGCGTCGGCGGCGCGGGGGCCGGCAAGGCCACCACGTCGATCGTCGTCAACAGCGACGACGCGATCATCGACCACACCTGGGTCTGGCGCGCCGACCACGGTGAGGGCGTCGGCTGGGAGACCAACCGCGCCGACTACGGGGTGCGGGTGTACGGCGACGACGTGCTGGCCACCGGCCTGTTCGTCGAGCACTTCAACAAGTACGACGTCGAGTGGTACGGCGAGCGCGGCCGGACGGTCTTCTACCAGAACGAGAAGGCGTACGACGCGCCCAACCAGGCCGCCATCCAGAACGGCGACACCAAGGGGTACGCGGCCTACCGGGTCGACGACTCGGTGAACGTCCACGAGGGCTGGGGCCTGGGCAGCTACTGCAACTACAACGTCGACCCGAACATCAGGCAGGACCACGGCTTCAAGGCCCCGGTCAAGCCCGGCGTGAAGTTCCACAGCCTGCTGGTCGTCTCCCTCGGCGGGATGGGCCACTACAACCACGTCATCAACAACACCGGGGCGTCGACGGTCCCGGCGGGCACGACGACGGTCCCGTCCAACCTCGTCTCCTTCCCCTGA
- a CDS encoding class E sortase, whose translation MRAVRERIPVVVQRNSPGRRVAVRSLWTGAELVVTLGVVLLLLVAHQLWWTNRQARDGAERQVRALQRGWEQGPAEAPDTPAPEAGPADEEGQAEGDGAESGRPAPGRTAAPAAPRWDQAYAVLRIPRLGLTAPVAQGISKRGVLDKGYVGHYPRTAQPGQPGNFAVAGHRNTHGEPFRRIDRLRSGDRITVETREAVYTYTVGKTLAQTSASDSGVIAAVPRSNVRTSVGYSAPGYYLTLTTCTPEFTSRYRLIVWGTLTAMRPR comes from the coding sequence GTGCGGGCCGTGCGGGAGCGGATACCTGTGGTGGTGCAGCGGAACTCGCCGGGCCGGCGGGTCGCTGTGCGGAGCCTGTGGACGGGTGCCGAACTGGTGGTGACGCTCGGCGTCGTGCTGCTGCTCCTCGTCGCGCACCAGCTGTGGTGGACCAACCGGCAGGCCCGCGACGGCGCGGAGCGCCAGGTGAGGGCCCTCCAGCGGGGCTGGGAGCAGGGTCCCGCGGAGGCGCCCGACACCCCGGCCCCGGAGGCGGGCCCGGCCGACGAGGAGGGGCAGGCGGAGGGGGACGGGGCGGAATCCGGGCGCCCGGCTCCGGGGCGTACCGCCGCCCCCGCGGCTCCCCGCTGGGACCAGGCGTACGCCGTCCTGCGCATCCCGCGGCTTGGCCTCACCGCACCCGTCGCCCAGGGCATCAGCAAGCGCGGCGTCCTGGACAAGGGGTACGTCGGTCACTACCCGCGCACCGCGCAGCCGGGGCAGCCGGGCAATTTCGCCGTCGCGGGACACCGCAACACCCACGGCGAGCCCTTCCGCCGTATCGACCGCCTGCGGAGCGGTGACCGGATCACCGTCGAGACCAGGGAAGCCGTCTACACGTACACCGTCGGCAAGACCCTCGCGCAGACCTCGGCCTCCGACAGCGGGGTGATCGCCGCGGTGCCGCGCAGCAATGTGCGCACGTCCGTCGGATACAGCGCGCCGGGGTACTACCTGACGCTGACGACCTGCACGCCCGAGTTCACCTCCCGGTACCGCCTGATCGTGTGGGGCACGCTGACCGCGATGCGTCCGAGGTAG
- a CDS encoding SEC-C domain-containing protein, protein MRPDTPADHITEAERLLRTAAQYPEDHEPLFLQAAAHLELAGDRARATTLYDELLSAPATEADHPYLVKALKAANLWEYGHEAEARAIIDGIRVAGPLQAAPWEIVAGTLEAHDELEAAHDFLQTALTLLLAPGEEVPYATQSLLTGRHRVRRLMGLAHDAWDELADALSTANVPLDELHDPKRLWSLGSSDPGELKAEITRLRAELGTYRAALSRPFPVAVLHWPEAELAELLGAYPALAEEYTTHTEHLARLEAALRDLHAGGTPNLGIVAGTVPSYEAFAASEAASPADPNLLPQYATTLAARGRAIPWPPARSAACWCGSERAYRECHGVA, encoded by the coding sequence ATGCGCCCCGACACGCCTGCCGACCACATCACCGAAGCCGAGCGCCTGCTGCGCACCGCGGCGCAGTACCCCGAGGACCACGAACCGCTGTTCCTCCAGGCAGCGGCCCATCTGGAACTCGCCGGCGACCGCGCCCGCGCCACCACCCTCTACGACGAACTGCTCAGCGCACCCGCCACGGAGGCCGACCACCCGTACCTGGTCAAAGCGCTCAAAGCGGCCAATCTCTGGGAGTACGGACACGAGGCCGAGGCCCGCGCGATCATCGACGGCATCCGCGTGGCCGGCCCGCTCCAGGCGGCCCCGTGGGAGATCGTCGCCGGGACCCTCGAAGCCCACGACGAGCTGGAGGCGGCCCACGACTTCCTCCAGACCGCGCTGACGCTGCTCCTGGCACCGGGCGAGGAAGTCCCGTACGCCACGCAGTCCCTGCTGACCGGCCGCCATCGCGTCCGCAGGCTGATGGGTCTCGCCCACGACGCCTGGGACGAACTGGCCGACGCCCTGAGCACGGCGAACGTCCCGCTCGACGAACTCCACGACCCCAAGCGCCTGTGGTCCCTCGGCTCCTCCGACCCGGGCGAGCTGAAGGCCGAGATCACCCGCCTCCGCGCCGAACTGGGCACCTACCGGGCGGCCTTGTCCCGCCCGTTCCCGGTGGCGGTCCTGCACTGGCCGGAAGCCGAGCTGGCCGAACTGCTCGGTGCCTACCCGGCGCTGGCCGAGGAGTACACCACCCACACCGAGCACCTGGCCCGCCTGGAGGCGGCGCTGCGGGACCTGCACGCGGGGGGCACGCCGAACCTCGGCATCGTCGCGGGCACGGTCCCCTCGTACGAGGCGTTCGCCGCCTCGGAGGCCGCGTCCCCGGCCGATCCGAACCTGCTCCCCCAGTACGCCACGACCCTCGCGGCCCGGGGCCGCGCGATCCCGTGGCCACCGGCGCGCAGTGCCGCGTGCTGGTGCGGCTCGGAGCGGGCGTACCGGGAGTGCCACGGGGTCGCGTGA